In Fusobacterium sp. FSA-380-WT-3A, the sequence ATTAAGGTTTAATTCTTACAAAACAAAAAATTAAAAAAATTAAGAAAAATTTATGAAAGGATGGTTTTTAAAAGAATGAAGTATATTGCCAATGTAAATGGAAAAAGATATGAAATAGAATTAGAGAGAGTAGAAGAATATAGACCAATGACACGTGAGGAAGTAACAGCTCCAGCTATTGCAGCTGCACCTGTTAAAGTAGAAGTTCAAGCTCCAGTAGCACCACAACCAGTAAACAATACACCAGCACCACAACCTGTAGCAACAGCTGCAGCACCAGTTTCAGGAGGAGCTTCAACTGTAGTAGCACCATTACCAGGAACAATTTTAGATATAAAAGTAACACCAGGAACACCTGTAAAAACTGGTCAAATAGTAATAATAATGGAAGCAATGAAGATGGAAACAGAAGTTGTAGCAGCTACTGATGGGGTAGTAGATACTATCCTAGTAAAAAAAGGTGATGCAGTAGATACAGATGCAACTCTAATTACATTAAAATAAGGAGGAGTTGTAAATGAATTTTATAGAAGTTTTTAAAGGAATTGTATTAGAATCAGGATTTGTTGGAGCTACATGGCAAGAACTCGTTATGATTTTAATTTCATTTGCATTAATCTATATGGCTATTGTAAAAAAATATGAACCGCTATTACTTTTACCAATAGCTTTTGGAATGTTTTTAGCGAATTTACCATTAGCAGGACTTATGAAGGAAGCTGAGCCTTGGTACTCATCAGGGGTATTAAGAATAATATATAGTGGAGTAAAAAGTAGTTTATTCCCTTGTTTAATATTTACATGTGTTGGAGCTATGACAGATTTTGGACCATTAATAGCTAATCCAATTAGTTTATTACTTGGAGCAGCAGCACAATTTGGAATTTATATTGCATTTATGTTAGCTAATGCTACAGGATTATTTACAGTAGGAGAAGCAGCAGCAATAGGAATAATTGGTGGAGCTGATGGACCAACAGCTATTTATATAGCAAACAACTTAGCACCAGAATTAGTAGCACCAATAGCAGTTGCAGCATATTCATATATGGCATTAATCCCAATGATTCAACCACCAATTATGAGAGCTTTAACAACTGAAAAAGAAAGAAAAATAAAAATGGGACAATTAAGAAAAGTAACAAAAGTAGAAAAAGTAGTTTTCCCAGTATTTGTTACATTATTCTGTGCTTTATTATTACCTTCTACAGCACCTTTAATTGGAATGTTGATGTATGGAAACTTATTAAAAGAGTCAGGAGTAGTAGCACGTTTATCTGATACAGCTCAAAATGCATTATGTAATTTAGTAACTTTATTATTAGGTTTAGCAGTTGGAGCTACAGCAAATGGAACATTATTCTTACGTACTCAGACTTTAGCTATTATAGGAATGGGACTTATGGCATTCTGTTTTTCAACAGTTGGAGGAGTTTTATTAGGAAAACTTTTATGTTTAATAACAGGTGGGAAAATTAATCCACTTATTGGTTCAGCAGGAGTGTCAGCAGTACCAATGGCAGCACGTGTATCACAAGTAGAAGGAGCAAAAGCTAATCCTACAAACTTCTTATTAATGCATGCAATGGGACCAAATGTTGCAGGTGTTATTGGTTCAGCAGTTGCAGCTGGATTCTTTATGATGGTTTTTGGTAAATAATTTTATAAAAAATACTATAAAATAAAACTTTAAGGAGGTTTTTGACGTGGAAAGTAAAATAATGTCTTTAAAAGACGCAGTAGCAAAATATGTCAAAAATGGAGATCATATGGTTATAGGAGGATTTACAACAAATAGAAAACCATATGCACTAGTTTATGAAATTTTGAGACAAGGATTTACAGATTTTGTTGGAGAATCAGGACCTGCAGGTGGAGATTGGGATATGTTAATAGGAGCTGGAAGAGTAAAGGCTTATATTAACTGTTATACAGCTAACTCAGGAGTAACAAATGTTTCTAGACGTTTTAGAGCATGGTATGAACAAGGAAAATTAAATATGGAAGATTATTCTCAAGACGTTATAATGTTAATGTTACATGCAGCTTCATTAGGATTACCATATTTACCAGTTCGTTTAATGATGGGAACTGACTTAGTAAATAAATGGGGAATTTCAAGAGAAGTTAGAGAAACAATAGATAAATTACCTAATGATAAATTTGTGTATGTCGAAAATCCATTTAAACCAGGAGAAAAAGTAGTTGCAGTACCTGTTCCTCAAATAGATTTAGCAATAATACATGTACAAAAAGCTTCTCCAGATGGAACTTGTTCTATAATAGGAGACGAATTCCATGATGTTGATATAGCTATAGCAGCTAAACGTTGTATTGTTACATGTGAACAAGTAGTAAGTAATGAAGAAATTCGTTTAGACCCTACTAAAAACTCAATAGCAGGATTCTGTGTTGATGCTGTTGTTCATGCTCCATATGGTGCACATCCATCTCAATGTTATGGATTCTATGATTATGATAATCCATTCTTAAAAATGTATGATGTTGCAAGTAAAACACAAGAAGATTTTGAAGCTTTCTTAAAAGAATGGGTATATGATGTGCCTACTCACGAAGCTTATTTAAATAAATTAGGTGCAGCTCGTCTAATAAATTTAAATATAGTTCCTGGATTAGGATATGCTAAAAAAGCTGAGGAGGTAAAGTAAATGGCAGATTATACTAATTATACAAATAAAGAAATGCAAGCAGTAACAATAGCAAAACAAATAAAAAATGGACAAATAGTTATAGTAGGAACTGGACTTCCATTGATTGGAGCATCTGTTGCTAAAAAAGTATTTGCACCTGAATGTAATATTATAGTAGAAAGTGGACTTATGGATTGTAATCCAATAGAAGTACCTAGAAGTGTTGGAGACAATAGATTTATGGCACATTGTTCTGTACAATGGCCAAACATTCGTTTCATAGGATTTGAAGCAAATGAATGGTTACATGATGAAAGTAGATTAGTTGCATTTATCGGTGGAGCTCAAATAGATCCATATGGAAATGTTAACTCAACTTCAATAGGAGATTATAATCATCCAAAAACTAGATTTACTGGTTCAGGAGGAGCAAATGGAATTGCAACTTATGCAAATACAATAATAATGATGCAACACGAAAAAAGAAGATTTATAGATAAAGTAGATTATATAACTTCTCCAGGATGGATGGATGGACCTGGTGGACGTGAAAAAGTAGGATTACCAGGGAATAGAGGGCCAATAATGGTTGTTACAGATAGAGGAATATTAAAATTTGATGAAGAAACTAAACGTATGTATCTTGCAGGATATTATCCAACTTCATCACCAGAAGATGTAAAAGAAAATACAGGATTTGATATAGATGTTTCTAGAGCAGTTCCATTAGAAGCTCCATCACCTGAAGTAATAAAAATGATAAGAGAAGAAATAGATCCAGGACAAGCCTTCATTAAAGTTCCAGTAGAAGAAAAATAATTTCTTTAAAATATCAAAATTATAGTAATGTATAAACTTAGGAGGAAATAAATGAATAATTATTCAATGCCAAGATATTTTCAAAATATGCCAACAGTTGGAAAACCTCTAGCTACAGCAAATTCTGAAAACATAGAAGCTTTAAAAGCTATAGAACTTGATATACATGAAACAATAAAAACAGTTCAAGCAGAAGGACGTACTGATGAATCTTTAAATGAATCAGGACAAATGACAGCTTTACAAAGAATAGCTGCTTTAGTAGATAAAGGAACATGGTGTCCTCTAAATACTATTTATAATCCTGAAGGAAACTCTAATGGTTCAACAGGTATAGTTAAAGGATTAGGAAGAATAAACGGAAAATGGGCTGTAATAGTAGCATCAGATAATAAAAAATTAGCTGGAGCATGGGTAGCTGGACAAGCTGATAATTTGTTAAGAGCGTCTGATACAGCAAAAACTTTAAGAATACCATTAGTATATGTTTTAAATTGTAGTGGTGTTAAATTTGATGAACAAAATAAAGTTTATCCAAATAGAAGAGGTGGAGGAACTCCATTCTTTAGAA encodes:
- a CDS encoding biotin/lipoyl-containing protein, which translates into the protein MVFKRMKYIANVNGKRYEIELERVEEYRPMTREEVTAPAIAAAPVKVEVQAPVAPQPVNNTPAPQPVATAAAPVSGGASTVVAPLPGTILDIKVTPGTPVKTGQIVIIMEAMKMETEVVAATDGVVDTILVKKGDAVDTDATLITLK
- the gctB gene encoding glutaconate CoA-transferase subunit B, which gives rise to MADYTNYTNKEMQAVTIAKQIKNGQIVIVGTGLPLIGASVAKKVFAPECNIIVESGLMDCNPIEVPRSVGDNRFMAHCSVQWPNIRFIGFEANEWLHDESRLVAFIGGAQIDPYGNVNSTSIGDYNHPKTRFTGSGGANGIATYANTIIMMQHEKRRFIDKVDYITSPGWMDGPGGREKVGLPGNRGPIMVVTDRGILKFDEETKRMYLAGYYPTSSPEDVKENTGFDIDVSRAVPLEAPSPEVIKMIREEIDPGQAFIKVPVEEK
- the gctA gene encoding glutaconate CoA-transferase subunit A is translated as MSLKDAVAKYVKNGDHMVIGGFTTNRKPYALVYEILRQGFTDFVGESGPAGGDWDMLIGAGRVKAYINCYTANSGVTNVSRRFRAWYEQGKLNMEDYSQDVIMLMLHAASLGLPYLPVRLMMGTDLVNKWGISREVRETIDKLPNDKFVYVENPFKPGEKVVAVPVPQIDLAIIHVQKASPDGTCSIIGDEFHDVDIAIAAKRCIVTCEQVVSNEEIRLDPTKNSIAGFCVDAVVHAPYGAHPSQCYGFYDYDNPFLKMYDVASKTQEDFEAFLKEWVYDVPTHEAYLNKLGAARLINLNIVPGLGYAKKAEEVK
- a CDS encoding sodium ion-translocating decarboxylase subunit beta, which codes for MNFIEVFKGIVLESGFVGATWQELVMILISFALIYMAIVKKYEPLLLLPIAFGMFLANLPLAGLMKEAEPWYSSGVLRIIYSGVKSSLFPCLIFTCVGAMTDFGPLIANPISLLLGAAAQFGIYIAFMLANATGLFTVGEAAAIGIIGGADGPTAIYIANNLAPELVAPIAVAAYSYMALIPMIQPPIMRALTTEKERKIKMGQLRKVTKVEKVVFPVFVTLFCALLLPSTAPLIGMLMYGNLLKESGVVARLSDTAQNALCNLVTLLLGLAVGATANGTLFLRTQTLAIIGMGLMAFCFSTVGGVLLGKLLCLITGGKINPLIGSAGVSAVPMAARVSQVEGAKANPTNFLLMHAMGPNVAGVIGSAVAAGFFMMVFGK